From Methanobacterium congolense, one genomic window encodes:
- a CDS encoding ARPP-1 family domain-containing protein, producing MVEYMYDMDMGETQVHGGMSVIPLFNGTEDSGYITLKEALDSELLVITELNEHGTVPELKVHNLGDVPILLLDGEELVGAKQNRVLNTTILLKEGSETVIPVSCTEHGRWSYTSDRFADSGHVAANRVRRSKSASVCQSLRNHEGYRSNQREVWDEINELSHEAMVMSETGAMRDVYSSREKDLKGYMDAFPLMDDQKGILVIIKGEVAGMDRVSSSAAYKLLHEKLVKSYAIEALLDEKEDNCEEDISEAVDVFLEDLKSSLEETHKSVGYGYDHRFESPKTLGSALIHEDRVLHSAFFCKSEEKQSMSGYRERRSFRDRI from the coding sequence ATGGTTGAGTATATGTATGATATGGATATGGGGGAAACCCAGGTGCACGGGGGAATGTCTGTGATCCCACTCTTCAACGGTACGGAAGATTCAGGTTACATTACCCTGAAAGAAGCACTGGACTCAGAATTACTCGTTATAACAGAATTAAATGAACATGGTACAGTTCCTGAGTTAAAGGTTCATAATCTGGGGGATGTTCCTATTCTGCTCCTTGACGGTGAGGAACTGGTCGGTGCAAAACAGAACAGGGTCCTGAACACCACCATACTCCTGAAAGAGGGTTCTGAAACCGTAATCCCTGTAAGCTGCACAGAACATGGAAGATGGAGCTACACCTCGGATCGTTTCGCTGATTCTGGACACGTGGCAGCAAACCGTGTTCGTCGCAGCAAATCTGCATCTGTGTGCCAGTCACTCAGAAATCACGAGGGTTACCGCTCCAACCAGAGGGAGGTCTGGGACGAGATAAATGAACTGTCCCATGAGGCAATGGTGATGTCAGAAACCGGGGCGATGCGTGATGTTTACAGCTCAAGGGAGAAGGATCTGAAGGGATACATGGACGCATTCCCACTCATGGATGATCAGAAAGGAATACTGGTTATCATAAAGGGAGAAGTTGCAGGTATGGACAGAGTGTCCTCATCTGCAGCCTACAAACTCCTGCATGAGAAGCTTGTGAAAAGCTACGCCATAGAGGCCCTTCTTGATGAAAAAGAAGATAACTGTGAAGAGGATATTTCTGAAGCTGTTGACGTGTTTCTGGAGGATTTGAAGTCCTCCCTGGAGGAGACACATAAATCAGTTGGTTACGGCTACGATCACCGCTTTGAAAGTCCGAAAACTCTGGGTTCAGCTCTCATCCATGAAGACAGGGTTTTGCATTCGGCATTCTTCTGTAAAAGTGAAGAGAAACAGAGTATGTCTGGTTACAGGGAGAGGAGGAGTTTCAGGGACAGAATATAA